The Xenorhabdus doucetiae genome has a window encoding:
- a CDS encoding SEL1-like repeat protein produces the protein MRRLLSHCFFLSFGLLASACTPNDPCKIDEQSFSVCLKLATEGDTTAQYKTGRLYEKGLGIQQDYREAIKWYTQAAKQGNTNAQSFLASLYNHGLGIQQNYQEAVVWYTKAAKQGNAYSQASLCYLYITGKGVTQDYQEALKWCTKAARQRVDSAQANMGYLYFNGLSVEQNYKEAIKWYTKAAEQGYIRSQNRLGDIYSEGLRVPQNYSEAVKWYTKAAEQGDSSAQAKLSLFYAKGLGVEQNYQTAIEWSTQSANQGNADGQNILGFLYMEGLGVTKDGSVAMKWFLKAASQGYPTAQNNVGQLYWYGNGVKKDHLKAMKWFLKAAAQNDGYAQRNLAMIYELGQVVPQDYAKALELYQKAADKGVDNLEMKVKELKEKLNRS, from the coding sequence ATGAGACGCTTATTATCACACTGTTTTTTTCTCAGTTTCGGCCTGTTAGCCTCTGCATGTACGCCAAATGATCCTTGCAAAATAGATGAACAATCATTTTCTGTTTGCCTAAAATTAGCCACAGAAGGTGATACTACGGCGCAATATAAAACGGGCAGACTGTATGAGAAAGGATTAGGTATCCAACAAGACTACAGAGAAGCTATCAAATGGTATACCCAAGCAGCTAAACAAGGGAATACAAATGCTCAATCTTTCCTTGCATCTCTTTATAATCACGGCTTAGGTATACAACAAAACTATCAAGAAGCAGTGGTTTGGTATACCAAAGCAGCTAAACAAGGAAATGCCTATTCACAGGCGTCCCTTTGCTATCTCTATATAACAGGGAAAGGTGTAACACAAGATTATCAAGAAGCATTAAAATGGTGCACTAAAGCCGCTCGACAAAGAGTGGATTCTGCGCAAGCCAATATGGGATACCTCTATTTTAATGGATTAAGCGTAGAGCAAAATTATAAGGAAGCCATCAAATGGTACACCAAAGCCGCTGAGCAGGGATATATCCGCTCACAAAATAGACTTGGAGATATTTATAGTGAGGGACTAAGGGTACCTCAAAACTACTCCGAAGCTGTCAAATGGTATACCAAAGCGGCTGAACAAGGGGACAGTAGTGCGCAGGCTAAACTAAGTCTTTTCTACGCTAAAGGGTTAGGTGTAGAACAAAATTATCAAACAGCGATCGAATGGAGTACACAATCAGCCAATCAGGGGAATGCCGATGGGCAAAATATCTTAGGATTTCTCTACATGGAAGGCTTAGGCGTGACAAAAGATGGTTCCGTTGCGATGAAGTGGTTTTTGAAAGCCGCATCTCAAGGTTATCCTACGGCACAAAATAATGTTGGTCAGCTTTATTGGTATGGAAATGGTGTAAAAAAAGATCATCTCAAAGCGATGAAATGGTTTCTTAAAGCGGCAGCTCAAAATGATGGTTATGCCCAGAGAAATTTGGCAATGATTTATGAACTTGGTCAAGTTGTACCGCAAGATTATGCAAAAGCACTCGAATTGTACCAAAAAGCTGCTGATAAAGGCGTTGATAATCTGGAAATGAAAGTAAAGGAATTAAAAGAGAAACTTAATCGTTCATGA
- a CDS encoding ArnT family glycosyltransferase has product MNKPNQLTQTDIRALLLFFAFTLLYLLPGVYGHTPWKQDENYSFGIIHTMYETGNWLVTMNAGQPFMEKPPLYYWTATSFIHLLSPWLPMHDAARTASLFFSVFNFSFFILLARRVFDIKNFTDSRIWIAFALYASAPGLVRHSHDMFTDTSLMAGTTIGLYGLLGLIKNEKTAYSCLWLTMGTAVTLLSKGVFIPGLLWICLILAPVFLKQCRTKQYWLSALLSGIIALVFILPWPVMLFIEHPDLFKIWLWDNNIGRFFGFSVEDLGARGNPTMIPEAVLLFALPAGILAFIFILMNPIKILSDEHYFLCAAFVVLGVVLLQISASGRALYLLPFIAPMAILATESFIKLPKIIYKYFTIFSSLFWSGLIIFLWICYFLSLSTDYKHWLMPFSRWLPMSYQMNFSGLIVAIAALITAIWIAKSWLLAKSPALRAAQNWVLGIATVWGLVFTLFVGWIDYTKGYKETFLDLKQTLAGVYQDHHCMASYNIGESEAPMLYYFAHVLHQQQNTFEAPEKCDWLIVLSEEIAPAPEGMELYWHGHRAHRDRENLVVYKKIGLGDI; this is encoded by the coding sequence ATGAATAAACCCAATCAACTGACGCAAACAGATATCAGAGCCTTACTCTTATTTTTCGCTTTTACCTTACTGTATTTGTTACCCGGTGTTTATGGACATACACCATGGAAACAAGATGAAAATTACAGTTTTGGCATTATTCACACGATGTATGAGACCGGGAATTGGTTGGTCACCATGAATGCGGGGCAACCTTTTATGGAAAAGCCGCCCCTGTATTATTGGACAGCAACGTCATTTATTCATTTGCTATCGCCTTGGCTGCCAATGCACGATGCAGCCAGAACAGCCTCTTTATTTTTTTCAGTGTTCAATTTCTCCTTTTTTATTCTATTGGCTCGCCGTGTATTTGATATCAAAAACTTTACAGACAGCCGAATATGGATAGCTTTTGCTTTGTATGCCAGTGCGCCCGGCCTGGTTCGCCATAGCCACGATATGTTTACGGATACCTCATTGATGGCCGGCACAACGATCGGGTTATATGGCTTACTGGGATTAATCAAAAACGAAAAAACAGCTTACTCCTGTTTGTGGTTGACCATGGGTACGGCGGTAACGCTTTTATCAAAAGGGGTATTTATTCCTGGGTTGTTATGGATTTGTCTTATTCTGGCACCCGTTTTCCTGAAACAGTGCCGAACCAAACAATATTGGCTCAGTGCGTTATTATCAGGAATTATTGCACTGGTTTTCATCCTGCCGTGGCCAGTGATGTTATTTATTGAACATCCTGATTTATTTAAAATCTGGCTTTGGGATAACAATATCGGTCGCTTTTTCGGTTTTTCGGTTGAAGATCTCGGCGCAAGGGGGAATCCGACCATGATCCCTGAGGCCGTGCTGTTGTTTGCCTTGCCAGCGGGAATATTGGCTTTTATCTTTATCTTGATGAACCCAATTAAAATTCTGTCAGACGAACATTATTTCCTTTGTGCTGCATTTGTTGTATTAGGTGTGGTGTTATTGCAAATCTCGGCCTCTGGCCGTGCATTATATTTACTGCCTTTTATTGCCCCAATGGCAATCTTGGCGACAGAGAGCTTTATTAAACTGCCTAAGATCATCTATAAATATTTCACCATATTTTCTTCCCTATTTTGGTCTGGGCTGATTATCTTTTTATGGATTTGTTATTTTTTATCTCTTTCCACTGATTATAAACATTGGTTAATGCCGTTTAGCCGATGGTTGCCAATGAGTTATCAGATGAATTTCTCGGGATTGATTGTGGCTATTGCTGCCTTGATCACGGCGATATGGATAGCGAAAAGCTGGCTCCTTGCTAAATCGCCGGCCTTACGCGCTGCCCAAAATTGGGTTTTGGGGATTGCTACAGTCTGGGGATTAGTCTTTACGTTATTTGTTGGCTGGATTGATTACACCAAAGGGTATAAAGAAACGTTTCTTGATTTAAAACAGACGCTGGCGGGGGTATATCAAGATCATCACTGTATGGCATCGTACAATATTGGCGAATCCGAAGCGCCGATGCTTTATTATTTTGCTCATGTCCTGCATCAACAACAGAATACGTTTGAAGCGCCTGAAAAATGTGATTGGTTGATTGTCTTATCCGAAGAGATAGCGCCAGCGCCTGAAGGGATGGAATTATATTGGCATGGGCACCGGGCACACCGGGATCGGGAGAATTTGGTGGTTTATAAGAAGATTGGGTTGGGTGATATATAA
- a CDS encoding DNA polymerase II encodes MNHVEQGFILTRHWKETPLGIELVYWLATEAGARRITIPHQKAVAFIPQHDLPKAEPLLTQERGCELKALPLKDFSRQPVSALYCLQYRQLQQLEKVFKEQDIPLYETDIRPPDRFMMERFITAPVWFSQKPNGSYQMKPNPAYRPHLKWVSLDIETSQHGELYSIGLAGCGEKTVFMLGAAKDNRQDLGFKLEYVASRPLMLEKLNEWLADYDPDAIIGWNLVQFDLRVLQQHAERYHVPLKFGRNQAVLEWREHGFKPGHFFASAEGRLIIDGIDALKTATWNFPSFSLEYVARELLGEGKAVDNPYDRMDEINRRFQEDKPALARYNLQDCLLVNRIFEKTDLMAFLLERATVTGLAVDRSGGSVAAFTHLYLPRMHRIGYVAPVLPTYFDDNSPGGFVMDSFPGLYDSVLVLDYKSLYPSIIRTFLIDPVGLVEGLANPDSQQAVPGFRQAFFSRTQHCLPDIVTQIWHEREKAKKQQNAPLSQALKIIMNAFYGVLGASGCHFFDPRLTSSITLRGHKIMHQTRELIESQGYQVIYGDTDSTFVWLKQPHSEEEACQIGHSLTQFVNQWWRDHLKAEFNLESVLELEFETHYRRFLMPTVRGAEQGSKKRYAGLSGDKVIFKGLETVRSDWTPLAQIFQKELYSLIFHQQPHQHYIRQYIAKTLAGEFDDRLVYRKRLRRKLSDYQRNVPPHVRAARLADEYNQQHHRPLQYQNGGWINYVMTQAGPEPLENPTSAPDYEHYINKQLKPIADAILPFIQDDFMPLLTGQMNISFE; translated from the coding sequence ATAAATCACGTTGAACAAGGTTTTATCCTGACCCGCCATTGGAAAGAGACACCATTAGGTATCGAGTTGGTGTATTGGCTGGCGACGGAGGCGGGTGCACGCCGTATTACGATCCCGCACCAAAAAGCGGTGGCCTTTATTCCTCAACACGATCTGCCTAAAGCAGAACCTTTACTCACCCAAGAGCGGGGCTGCGAACTGAAAGCTTTGCCATTGAAAGATTTTAGTCGCCAACCGGTCTCTGCCTTATATTGCCTGCAATATCGCCAGTTACAACAACTGGAAAAAGTGTTTAAAGAGCAAGATATCCCGCTCTATGAAACCGATATTCGTCCCCCCGATAGGTTTATGATGGAGCGCTTTATTACTGCTCCCGTTTGGTTCAGCCAGAAACCCAACGGCAGTTATCAAATGAAACCTAATCCCGCTTATCGGCCACATTTGAAATGGGTGTCACTGGATATCGAAACCAGCCAACATGGGGAGCTGTATTCTATTGGCTTGGCCGGATGCGGTGAGAAAACGGTATTTATGTTGGGAGCAGCAAAGGATAACCGACAGGATCTCGGTTTCAAACTGGAGTATGTTGCCAGTCGTCCGCTGATGCTGGAAAAACTCAATGAGTGGCTGGCTGATTATGATCCTGATGCCATTATTGGCTGGAATCTGGTTCAGTTCGATTTGCGGGTGTTGCAGCAACATGCTGAACGCTATCACGTGCCGTTAAAATTCGGGCGCAATCAGGCGGTACTCGAATGGCGGGAACACGGTTTTAAACCAGGGCACTTTTTCGCTTCGGCAGAAGGTCGTCTGATCATTGATGGTATTGATGCCCTGAAAACCGCCACGTGGAATTTTCCCTCTTTCAGTCTTGAGTACGTCGCGCGCGAACTGTTAGGGGAAGGGAAAGCCGTCGATAATCCTTATGATCGCATGGATGAGATCAATCGTCGCTTTCAAGAAGATAAGCCCGCCCTCGCCCGCTATAATTTGCAGGATTGCCTTCTGGTCAATCGTATTTTTGAGAAGACGGATTTGATGGCTTTCCTGTTGGAGCGCGCCACGGTAACAGGATTGGCGGTGGATCGCAGCGGAGGATCTGTCGCGGCATTCACCCATCTTTATCTGCCAAGAATGCACCGTATTGGTTATGTGGCTCCCGTTCTGCCAACGTATTTCGATGACAATAGCCCCGGTGGCTTCGTGATGGATTCGTTCCCCGGATTATACGATTCGGTGTTGGTGCTGGATTACAAAAGCCTCTATCCTTCGATTATTCGCACGTTTTTAATTGATCCGGTCGGGCTGGTTGAGGGTCTCGCCAACCCTGATAGCCAACAGGCCGTGCCCGGTTTTCGTCAGGCATTTTTCTCCCGCACACAGCACTGTTTGCCGGATATTGTCACCCAAATCTGGCATGAACGTGAAAAGGCCAAAAAGCAACAGAATGCGCCGCTTTCCCAAGCGCTGAAAATTATTATGAATGCGTTTTATGGTGTACTTGGCGCTTCCGGCTGCCATTTTTTTGATCCTCGCCTGACATCATCCATTACGCTGCGTGGTCACAAAATCATGCACCAAACCCGTGAGTTAATCGAATCACAAGGCTATCAGGTGATTTATGGTGATACGGATTCCACTTTTGTCTGGCTAAAACAACCTCATTCCGAGGAGGAAGCCTGCCAAATCGGGCATTCCCTGACACAATTTGTCAACCAATGGTGGCGGGATCACCTTAAGGCTGAATTCAATCTTGAAAGTGTGCTGGAGCTGGAGTTTGAAACTCACTATCGGCGTTTCCTGATGCCAACGGTACGCGGCGCAGAGCAAGGCAGTAAAAAACGTTATGCCGGGTTAAGCGGTGATAAGGTGATTTTCAAGGGGCTGGAAACGGTCAGGAGTGACTGGACGCCGCTGGCACAAATATTCCAGAAAGAGCTGTATAGCCTGATTTTTCATCAACAACCGCATCAGCATTATATTCGGCAATATATCGCCAAAACACTGGCAGGTGAGTTTGATGATCGTTTGGTGTACCGTAAGCGATTACGCCGCAAGTTGTCTGATTATCAGCGTAATGTGCCGCCCCATGTGCGGGCAGCACGTTTGGCGGATGAATATAATCAACAGCATCATCGTCCGTTACAGTATCAAAATGGCGGTTGGATCAACTACGTCATGACCCAAGCAGGCCCTGAACCCTTAGAGAATCCAACCTCGGCACCCGATTATGAACACTATATCAACAAGCAATTGAAACCGATTGCCGATGCCATCCTGCCATTTATTCAGGACGACTTTATGCCCCTGCTGACCGGGCAAATGAACATCTCTTTCGAATAA
- the rapA gene encoding RNA polymerase-associated protein RapA, protein MPFTLGQRWISDTESELGLGTVVALDARMVTLLFPASGENRLYARNDSPITRVMFNVDDTVTSHEGWKLKINDVQLDNGLLTYVGTRLDTEEENICLREVFLDSKLTFNKPQDRLFAGQIDRMDRFALRFRARKHLSEQSRLAESGLRGIRASLIPHQLHIANEVGKRHAPRVLLADEVGLGKTIEAGMIIHQQLMAGRAERVLVIVPDSLQHQWLVEMLRRFNLRFSLFDDSRYSEALHDSDNPFETEQLIICSLDFVRRNKQRFELLLEASWDLMVVDEAHHLAWSENSPSREYQAIEQLAEQIPSVLLLTATPEQLGQESHFARLRLLDPNRFHDYQAFIDEQQKYRPVADAVTLLLSSESLNNDQQNAIVELISEQDIEPLLKAANSHQDEESENARRELITMLMDRHGTSRLLFRNTRGGVKGFPHRELHEIKLPLPAQYQTAIKVSEIMGAKKSVEARAKDMLYPERIYQEFEGENATWWNFDPRVEWLMGFLMANRDEKVLVICAKAETALQLEQVLREREGIRSAVFHEGLSLLERDRAAAYFASQEEGAQVLLCSEIGSEGRNFQFANQLVMFDLPFNPDLLEQRIGRLDRIGQNRDIKISVPYLENTAQSILLRWYHEGLDAFEHTCPTGRSIYDKYYETLVNFLAKPNEQTGFNEFIAQCREHHEKLKQQLEQGRDRLLEMNSNGGEQGQKLAEKIAAQDKDTDLVNFALNLFDIIGINQEDRCDNIIALHPSDHMLVPDFPGLPQDGCSITFDREKALSREDTQFLSWEHPIIRNGLDLILSGDTGSCAVSILKNKALPVGTLLVELIYVVEAQAPKHLQLTRFLPPTPVRLLLDLKGTNLAPQVEFESFNRQLNAINRHNASKLVNAVQKEVHAILQQSEPLVEAQAHGLIAKAKKEADEALLTELSRMEALKAVNPNIRDDELEAIKSEHKHLLLNLDQANWRLDAIRLVVVSHQ, encoded by the coding sequence ATGCCATTTACTCTTGGTCAACGCTGGATAAGCGATACAGAAAGCGAACTTGGATTAGGAACCGTCGTGGCGCTTGATGCGCGCATGGTGACGTTACTTTTCCCTGCCAGCGGAGAAAACCGCCTTTACGCACGCAATGACTCCCCCATCACCCGCGTTATGTTTAATGTGGACGATACCGTGACCAGTCACGAAGGCTGGAAACTCAAGATCAATGATGTCCAACTCGATAATGGCCTGTTGACCTATGTGGGTACGCGTCTGGATACGGAAGAAGAAAACATCTGCTTGCGGGAAGTTTTTCTGGATAGCAAGCTGACATTTAACAAGCCACAGGATCGCCTGTTTGCCGGTCAAATTGACCGCATGGATCGCTTTGCCTTGCGTTTTCGCGCCCGTAAACACCTAAGCGAGCAGTCCCGTCTGGCCGAAAGTGGGCTGCGCGGTATTCGTGCCAGTTTGATCCCTCATCAGCTACACATTGCCAATGAGGTAGGCAAGCGTCACGCACCGCGTGTATTACTGGCGGATGAAGTTGGTCTGGGCAAGACCATTGAAGCCGGTATGATTATCCATCAGCAATTGATGGCCGGGCGTGCCGAACGTGTGTTGGTCATTGTGCCGGACAGCCTGCAACACCAGTGGCTGGTCGAAATGCTGCGCCGTTTCAATCTGCGTTTTTCCCTGTTTGATGATAGCCGATACAGCGAAGCGCTGCATGACAGCGATAATCCGTTTGAAACTGAACAGTTGATTATCTGTTCGCTGGATTTTGTTCGCCGCAATAAGCAGCGTTTTGAACTGCTGCTGGAAGCCAGTTGGGATTTAATGGTGGTGGATGAAGCGCACCATCTGGCCTGGAGCGAAAATTCCCCCAGCCGCGAATATCAGGCTATCGAACAATTGGCAGAGCAAATCCCGTCGGTCTTACTGTTAACGGCAACCCCGGAGCAGTTGGGGCAAGAGAGTCACTTTGCCCGCCTGCGCCTGCTGGACCCGAATCGTTTCCACGATTATCAGGCGTTCATTGATGAGCAACAGAAATACCGCCCGGTCGCGGATGCGGTGACATTACTGTTGTCCAGTGAATCCCTGAATAATGACCAGCAAAATGCCATCGTCGAATTGATCAGCGAGCAGGATATTGAACCGCTGCTGAAAGCCGCCAACAGCCATCAGGATGAAGAGAGCGAAAACGCGCGCCGCGAACTGATCACCATGCTGATGGATCGCCACGGCACCAGCCGACTGCTGTTCCGTAATACCCGTGGTGGTGTGAAAGGCTTTCCGCATCGTGAATTGCACGAGATCAAATTACCTTTGCCGGCTCAATATCAGACGGCGATCAAGGTTTCTGAAATCATGGGGGCCAAAAAGTCGGTGGAGGCTCGCGCCAAAGATATGCTCTATCCTGAACGGATTTATCAGGAATTCGAAGGGGAAAACGCCACCTGGTGGAATTTCGATCCCCGCGTAGAATGGCTGATGGGTTTCTTGATGGCAAATCGCGACGAAAAAGTGCTGGTGATCTGTGCCAAAGCAGAAACGGCGCTGCAACTGGAGCAAGTGTTGCGTGAACGCGAAGGCATCCGCAGTGCGGTGTTCCACGAAGGCCTGTCCTTGCTGGAACGTGACCGTGCCGCCGCTTACTTTGCTTCCCAAGAAGAGGGCGCGCAAGTGCTGCTCTGTTCTGAAATTGGCTCAGAAGGGCGTAACTTCCAGTTTGCCAATCAGCTTGTCATGTTTGATTTACCCTTCAATCCTGATTTGCTGGAACAGCGTATCGGTCGTCTGGATCGTATTGGCCAAAACCGCGATATCAAAATCAGTGTGCCTTATCTGGAAAATACAGCGCAATCCATTCTCCTGCGCTGGTATCACGAAGGTCTGGACGCTTTTGAGCACACCTGTCCAACCGGCCGTTCCATCTATGACAAATATTATGAAACGCTGGTGAATTTCCTCGCCAAGCCAAATGAGCAAACGGGCTTCAATGAATTTATTGCACAATGTCGCGAGCATCATGAGAAGCTGAAACAGCAACTGGAACAGGGACGTGACCGTCTGCTGGAGATGAACTCCAACGGCGGCGAGCAAGGCCAGAAACTGGCAGAGAAAATTGCAGCGCAAGATAAAGATACCGATCTGGTGAATTTTGCCCTGAATCTGTTTGATATCATCGGCATCAATCAGGAAGATCGCTGCGACAATATTATTGCCCTGCATCCCTCCGATCATATGCTGGTGCCGGATTTCCCCGGCTTACCCCAAGATGGCTGCTCGATTACGTTTGACCGTGAAAAAGCCCTGTCCCGCGAAGATACTCAGTTCCTGAGCTGGGAACACCCCATCATTCGCAACGGGCTGGATTTAATCCTGTCAGGCGATACCGGCAGTTGTGCGGTTTCCATCCTGAAAAACAAGGCACTGCCGGTCGGTACGCTGTTGGTTGAGTTGATTTACGTTGTGGAAGCTCAAGCGCCGAAGCACCTGCAATTGACCCGTTTCTTGCCGCCAACACCTGTGCGCCTCCTGCTGGATCTGAAAGGCACCAATCTGGCGCCTCAGGTTGAGTTTGAAAGCTTCAACCGTCAGCTCAATGCCATCAACCGCCATAACGCCAGCAAGCTGGTGAATGCAGTACAGAAAGAGGTTCATGCGATTTTGCAACAATCTGAACCGCTGGTTGAAGCACAAGCACATGGGTTGATCGCGAAGGCGAAGAAAGAAGCGGATGAAGCGCTGTTGACCGAATTGTCACGCATGGAAGCCCTGAAAGCGGTTAACCCGAATATCCGTGATGATGAGCTGGAGGCGATTAAATCTGAGCATAAACATCTGCTGCTCAATCTTGATCAGGCAAACTGGCGTCTGGATGCGATTCGTTTGGTGGTGGTTTCTCATCAGTAA
- the rluA gene encoding bifunctional tRNA pseudouridine(32) synthase/23S rRNA pseudouridine(746) synthase RluA, protein MLESYLPPTDPWLHVLYQDEHIMVVNKPSGLLSVPGRAEEHKDSIMTRIQAEFPCAESVHRLDMATSGIMVVALTKAAERELKRQFREREPKKVYIARVWGKMAQEKGLVDLPLICDWPNRPKQKVCFETGKSAQTEYQVLAYEAQATRVRLAPITGRSHQLRVHMLALGHPILGDKFYAHTQARELAPRLQLHAQALFITHPAYGTPIHFECPADF, encoded by the coding sequence ATGCTGGAGTCTTATCTTCCCCCGACCGATCCTTGGTTACATGTGTTGTATCAGGATGAGCACATTATGGTTGTCAATAAACCCAGTGGCTTACTTTCTGTGCCGGGGAGAGCAGAGGAGCACAAGGACAGTATTATGACGCGGATACAAGCGGAATTTCCCTGCGCTGAATCTGTCCATCGATTGGATATGGCGACCAGCGGGATTATGGTTGTCGCGCTGACTAAGGCCGCCGAGCGTGAGTTAAAACGTCAGTTCCGTGAGCGTGAGCCGAAAAAAGTCTATATCGCGCGGGTATGGGGAAAGATGGCGCAGGAAAAAGGGTTGGTGGACCTGCCCCTGATCTGTGACTGGCCGAATCGCCCGAAACAGAAAGTCTGTTTTGAAACAGGTAAGTCAGCACAAACTGAATATCAGGTTCTGGCGTATGAAGCGCAGGCAACGCGGGTCAGGCTGGCGCCGATCACCGGGCGTTCCCATCAGCTTCGCGTGCATATGCTGGCACTGGGCCATCCGATTCTGGGCGATAAGTTCTATGCGCATACGCAGGCAAGGGAACTGGCACCTCGCCTGCAATTGCATGCCCAAGCGCTGTTCATCACCCACCCTGCTTATGGCACGCCAATACATTTTGAGTGCCCGGCTGATTTTTAA
- the djlA gene encoding co-chaperone DjlA, whose product MQYWGKLFGLIFGIASGAGFWGIVIGLLLGHLLDKIRMQKLGRKPKGPTRQALFFRSTFQVLGHLTKAKGRVTETDIQLATQLMNRMQLHGEARLSAQQAFREGKQPQFPLRETLRQLRRACFGRFDLIRMFLEIQLQAAFADGELHPNERKVLFVIAEELGISRLQFEQFLAMMEGGRHFDGHQQEEQYQQHGHYHGHRQQRATLEDACKVLGVKEQDDATTIKRAYRKLMSEHHPDKLVAKGLPPEMMELAKQKAQSIQAAYDLIKKEQGFK is encoded by the coding sequence ATGCAGTATTGGGGAAAATTATTCGGATTAATATTTGGGATCGCGTCGGGTGCGGGTTTTTGGGGGATCGTGATTGGCTTGCTGCTGGGTCACCTGCTTGACAAAATCAGGATGCAGAAATTGGGCAGAAAGCCTAAAGGCCCAACCCGGCAGGCGCTGTTTTTCCGCAGTACTTTTCAGGTATTGGGGCACCTGACCAAAGCAAAAGGGCGGGTCACCGAAACGGATATCCAACTGGCCACTCAACTGATGAACAGAATGCAACTGCATGGTGAAGCCCGGCTTTCTGCACAGCAGGCATTCCGTGAAGGCAAGCAGCCTCAATTTCCCTTGCGTGAAACCTTGCGACAATTACGCCGTGCTTGCTTTGGTCGTTTTGACCTGATCCGCATGTTTCTGGAAATTCAGCTACAAGCCGCATTTGCAGATGGTGAACTGCATCCTAATGAAAGAAAGGTCCTGTTTGTTATCGCGGAAGAATTAGGGATTTCTCGCCTTCAATTTGAGCAATTTCTTGCCATGATGGAAGGGGGACGTCATTTCGACGGGCACCAGCAAGAGGAGCAATACCAACAGCATGGGCATTATCACGGCCATAGACAGCAGCGTGCAACACTGGAAGATGCCTGTAAGGTCTTGGGAGTCAAGGAACAAGATGATGCCACAACCATTAAGCGCGCTTATCGAAAATTGATGAGTGAACATCACCCCGATAAGCTGGTGGCAAAAGGTTTACCACCAGAAATGATGGAACTGGCGAAACAAAAAGCACAGTCTATCCAAGCCGCCTATGATTTGATCAAAAAAGAGCAAGGCTTTAAGTAA